One Antiquaquibacter oligotrophicus genomic region harbors:
- a CDS encoding M23 family metallopeptidase translates to MPRMPALATLGMLLLAASPAASPAASPAADGPWRWPVDPPRVVERPFIAPATKYSTGHRGVDLRSGDVLRAPAPGVVHFAGVVVDRPVISIDHGGGVISSYEPVVASVAKGDTIAAGQTIGTVQAGHCRSPCVHMGVRVDSEYVSPLSFFGEIPRAVLLPTRGA, encoded by the coding sequence ATGCCCAGGATGCCCGCTCTCGCCACACTCGGAATGCTCCTCCTCGCCGCCTCCCCCGCTGCCTCTCCCGCTGCCTCCCCCGCTGCCGATGGCCCGTGGCGCTGGCCCGTCGATCCGCCTCGTGTTGTGGAGCGGCCGTTCATCGCGCCCGCGACGAAGTACTCGACGGGGCACCGTGGTGTAGACCTGCGTTCCGGTGACGTGCTGCGAGCTCCGGCGCCCGGAGTGGTGCATTTCGCCGGGGTCGTTGTCGACCGGCCCGTGATCTCGATCGACCACGGGGGCGGTGTCATCTCGAGCTACGAGCCGGTGGTGGCATCCGTCGCCAAAGGCGACACAATTGCGGCCGGTCAGACCATAGGAACCGTGCAGGCGGGCCACTGCCGATCGCCGTGCGTGCACATGGGGGTGCGCGTGGACAGCGAGTACGTGTCTCCCCTGTCGTTTTTTGGGGAGATCCCTCGCGCCGTGCTGCTTCCGACGCGAGGTGCCTAG